The proteins below come from a single Eucalyptus grandis isolate ANBG69807.140 chromosome 3, ASM1654582v1, whole genome shotgun sequence genomic window:
- the LOC120291701 gene encoding blue copper protein-like, with translation MAPASVTAIMALLLGSAAQTLAPPPEHPKGTVTYTVGDIMGWTIPASGAAAYRAWASSNNFEVGDILVFNFNNGAQDLAEVTETAFGSCDGANPLSISTVPPARIALTTAGQHFFLCTVPGHCSSGQKVAINVTTASSSATPPPPSSSAAPPPKAATPSPSASTPTSSATNPTPSPSASTSSSSTVSPPNGTVTPTPSTVSLPPKAATPSLSATPLPSSTAAPPSSVPAPSVVAASPTGDAVHPAPGNSAASLSITGVSAVILTAAVALFTFP, from the exons ATGGCGCCCGCTTCGGTGACGGCGATTATGGCTTTACTATTGGGATCTGCCGCGCAGACACTTGCGCCGCCGCCCGAACATCCGAAAGGGACGGTGACTTACACCGTGGGAGACATCATGGGGTGGACCATACCCGCAAGCGGGGCTGCTGCGTATCGAGCATGGGCTAGCAGCAATAACTTTGAAGTCGGAGACATTTTAG tcttcaacttcaacaatggagcGCAGGACTTGGCCGAAGTCACGGAGACGGCTTTCGGCTCGTGCGACGGGGCCAACCCCCTCTCGATCTCCACCGTCCCACCGGCAAGGATCGCCCTCACCACCGCCGGCCAGCATTTCTTCCTCTGCACCGTCCCCGGCCACTGCTCGTCTGGCCAAAAGGTTGCCATCAACGTCACCACCGCCAGCTCCTCTGCCACTCCGCCGCCACCGTCCTCCTCTGCCGCCCCGCCCCCCAAGGCAGCCACTCCTTCTCCCTCCGCCTCTACCCCGACGTCCTCTGCCACCAATCCGACTCCGTCGCCCTCCGCCTCCACTTCGTCATCCTCAACTGTTTCTCCACCGAACGGCACTGTGACTCCGACACCTTCCACAGTGAGTCTTCCGCCTAAAGCAGCGACTCCATCACTCTCCGCCACCCCGCTGCCCTCCAGCACGGCTGCTCCACCATCTTCAGTGCCGGCTCCCTCAGTGGTAGCGGCATCTCCCACGGGAGATGCAGTTCATCCTGCCCCAGGGAACTCGGCAGCATCACTCAGCATCACCGGCGTTTCTGCAGTTATTTTGACAGCGGCCGTAGCTCTGTTCACTTTTCCGTGA